CAATTCTGCCCAGGTTTTGCGTCAAGTCTTCCAAAAGCTCTTCCTCCAGGCCGACATCAGCTGCCGTCCCTTTGGCTCGTTCCTCACGCAGCTCGGCAACTAATTCCGCTGAGACCTCGGAGAAGTTGTTGACGAAGTTCAAGGGGTTCTGAATCTCGTGGGCAATGCCGGCCGTCAGCTCCCCCAGGCTGGCCATCTTCTCCTTCTGGATGAGCTGCGCTTGGGTGAATTGCAAATCTTTCAGCGCCTGCGCCGTTTCGTCGCGCTGGGCTTGGAGCAGGGCGTTGGCTTGCTGCTGGCGGCGGTTGCCGCGCCACAACACGAAGCCCAAGCCGGCCAGCAGGGCCAACACGGCCAGCGTGGCGCCCAGCAGCAGGCGCTGGCGGCGGGCGCGGGCCGCGTCTTGCACCTGGGCCAGGCGCAGGCCTTGGATGCGGGCCTGCTGGGCCTGCTCGGCGCGCTCGGCCTCGTATTGGGCCAGGTGAAACGCGCCCTGTTGGGTGGTGAGCGAGTCGCTCAGGGCCAGGCCGAGGCGGGCGTAGCGGCCGGCGGGTTCCGTCTGCCCGCGCCGGGTATAAAAGTCGGTCAGGGCGCGCAGGTAGGCCAGGCGCAGGGGTACTTCCTTGCCCTCGCGCGCTTTGCGGTAGGCCGCGAGCCAGGCGGCTTCGGCGCGCGCGGGCTCACCGCGGGCAGCGTAGTAGCGCGCCCAGGTCGCATCCAGTTCAATAGTGACTCCACTATTGCCAATGCCAAGCTTAAGCGAGTCGGCCAACTGCTGGGCCCGTGCCAGCAGGGGGGCCGCTTCAGCCCCGCGGCCCATGTCGAGCAGCACCGCGCTTTTCAGCGTTAAACCATACGCCCGAACTTCGGGAACTCTGGCGGTGTAGAGGCGGGTCGTATCGGTTGGGACGCCCGCCAGGGATTGGTTGGCGCCGCGCAGGGCGGCGGGGTAGTCGCGCAGCTGGCGGTAGGCCTGGGCCATGCCCCGGTAGGTGTAGGCCAGGTAGTCATAGCCGTCGCGCCGGGGCAGCGTGGCGTACACGGCCAGCGACTGGCGCAGGTAGCGCAGGGCTTGGGCGGGGTTGCCCCACTCGGCGTAGTAATAGCCCACTACTTTCAGGTGGTTTTCCTGCTGGTACCGGTCAAATGTGCCCACCAGGTCGGCCGCGCGCAAGTAGTGGCTGATGCCCTGGTTGTAATCGCCCTGGGTCACAAGTGGAAGCCCGAGCCGAAAGTGGCAGTAAGAAAGGTTTTGCCAGGAGCCGCGAGCCTGGTACTGGGCCACCTTGGCGCGCAACCACGCCAGCCGCGCCGCCGGCTGTTTCAGCCTTAGGAACTGTTGGGACACACTACCTAACGGCCCCTCTATGGCCCAGCCCAGGCTGGTCAAAAGCCTTCACGGCCGCTTGCAGGCTGTCGAGGCCCCGTTTCAGGCTGTCGAGCCCCGGCCCGGTGTCGGGCTTGGCATTCCTGAATTGCCGGCCGGCCTGCCAGAGCCGGTAGGCGCTGGCCTCGGGGCGCCGCAGCCGCCGCGTGAGCTGCACCTTTTCGGTCAGCTTGCTCTCAAAATCGGCCACCGACAGGTAGGCGTCATAGACGTTGTCCAGGTGCAATAAAGTGCGCAGGCGGGCCGTATCGCTGTGCTGGGTGGCCAGCACCCGGCGCAATGAGTTGGGGTTGGCTTCCCAGTACCGGTAGCCGGCCCGGGGCGTGGGCTGGGCGCGCAGGTGCCCGGCGCCACAGAGCAGGGCAAACAGCGCCAACAGGAGATTACGCTTGGGGGTATAAAGGAACATGCAGGGCGATAAAAGCCGGTCTACGCCGGCAAGCTGATGCAAAAAATGGTGCCCTGGCCGGACTGGCTCTCGACGGTGAGCATACCGCCGTGGCCCTGGGCAATGATGTCGTGGGACAGGGAAAGGCCCAGGCCCGTGCCTTCGCCCGTGGGCTTGGTCGTGAAGAAGGGCTGGAACACCTTCGCCTGCACGTCCGGGCTCATGCCCGTGCCGTTGTCGCTGACCTGAATTTGGACCTGCTGGTTGAGCAGCACGGTGCGCACCCCCACCTGCGGCTGGTAGCCGGGCTCGCCGGCTTGCTGGCGCTGGCGCACGGCGTAGAAGGCATTGTTGAACAGGTTCAAGAGCACCCGGCCCAGGTCCGCGCCTACCCCCTCCACCAGCGGCAAGTTGGGCGCGAAGTCGGTTTGTAGCTCCGTATTGAAAGACTTGTCTTTGGCCCGCAGGCCGTGGTAAGCCAGGCGCAAGTACTCGTCGCAGAGGGCGTTGAGGTTGGTGGGCTGACGCTCGCCCGTGCTGGCGCGGGAGTGCTCCAACATGCCTTTGACAATGCCGGCCGCCCGCTGTCCGTGCTCAGTGATTTTGGTCAGGTTCTGCCGCACGTCGTTCGCTAAGGCGCTTACCTCTGCCCCATCACCAGCCGCTTGCGCTTCTTCCAGCTCCAGCATGAGCTCGGCGCTGACTTCGGAGAAGTTGTTGACGAAGTTCAACGGGTTCTGAATCTCATGCGCAATGCCTGCCGTGAGCTCCCCGAGGCTGGCCATCTTCTCGGCTTGGATGAGCTGGGCCTGGGTGGTCTGCAGATGCTGCAGCGCCTGCGCGGTTTGGTCGCGTTGGGCTTGCAGCTGCGCGTTGGCTTGTTGCTGGCGGCGGTTGCCGCGCCACAGCACGAAACCTAGGCCGGCCAGCAAAGCCAGCCCGGCCAGCGTGGCTCCTAGCAGCAGGCGCTGGCGGCGGGCGCGGGCGGCGTCCTGCACCTGGGTCAGGCGCAGGGCCGCGATGCGCTGCTGCTGGGCCTGGTCGGCTCGCTCGGTTTCGTAATGGGTCACGTGCAGGGCGCCTTCGGACGCGCGCAAGGTGTCAGTCAAGGCCAGGGCCGCTAGGGCGTAGGTGGCCGCCACAGCCGGCCGGCGGCGCTGCTGGTAGAAGCGGGTCAGCTCGCGCAGGTAGGCCAGCTGCAGGGAAGTGGCGTGGCTGAGCCGGGCCGTGCGGTAGGCGGCCAGCCAGTGAGTTTCGGCGCGCGCCTCATCGCCTAGGGCCGTGTAGTACCGGGCCCAGGTCGCGTCCAGCTGGAAATAGCCGAGGCCGCTTAGTAAGGGCAGTTGAAGCGAGTCGTTCAGGTGCTCGGCCGTGCGCAGCAGGGGGCCGGCTTCGCGCGGGCGCCCCAGCGCCAGCAGCGCCGCGCTTTTCAGCACCAGCCCGAAGGCTTTCGTTGAAGCCGCCGACTCAAAGCCAGCGGTGTCCCGGGCGGCGGCCGCCAGCCCTACGTCGATGGCGCGCAGCGCGGCCGAATTTTGGTGCAGCTGCAGCTGGACATCGGCCATCGTCCAGTTGCGGTAGGCGATGGAGCTGGGCAGCTGCCCGCGCGGGCCACCTTGCCCCGCCAGCGACTGCCGCAAATAGTGCAGCGCCTGGGCCAGGTTGCCCCACTCGGCGTACAGCTGGCCGGCGGTGGCCAGCTCGTTGTAGGAGGTGTTCCAGTCGAAGTACCGATACCCTTCGGCTGCTTGCAGGTAATAGCCAATGGCCCGGTTGTGGTCGCCGCGGGCGTTGTAGTAGCCGGCCAGTCCGTGGTAGCAGACCGCCATGCTGGCGGTATCGCCCCGCTGGCCGTAAGTGGCCAGGTGGCCTTCGTAATAGGCCTGCCGCGCCTCCAGCCGGCCCGCGGCTACGAAGAAGAAGCGGATGGAAGCCAGTAGGTCTGGCACCGGCCGGTGCAGGCGGTCAAACACGGCAATGGCTGCTGTTAGGCTATCGAGGGCGGGCCCCACGGCTTTGCGTTTCAGGAGCTGGTTGCCGTGCAGTAGCAGGCGGTAGGCCCGCCGCTCGGGGCGGTGCAGGCGGCCGGTCAGGGCAATCACCTCTTCGTAGTCCCGGTCCTGCATGTGACTCTCGGCTTGCGCCGGAGCCACATCGATCATGTGCTGGAGAGTACGCAGGCGGGCGGTGTCGGCGCGCTGGGTGGCCAGCACCCGGCGCAGCGAATCGCCCGTGGCCTCCCAGTAGCGGTGGCGGGCCTGGTCGGCGGGGCTCAGGACAGGCAGGCGGATTTGGGCGGCCAGTGGGCTGGCCAGCAGCAGCAGCAGCGGCCAGAGCCGCTGCGTTCGCCGCAAAATCAGGGGAAAGGAGGCGGGCACGATTAAGCGGGAAGCGTGATGATAAATTCGGTGGACTCGCCCGGCACGGACGCCACGCGCAGGCTGCCGCCGTGGCTTTTGGTGATGATGTCGTAGCTCAGGCTCAGGCCCAGGCCGGTGCCTTCGCCCGTGGGCTTAGTCGTGAAAAAGGGCTGAAAGATTTTTGCCTGTACCTCGGGCGGCATACCCGTGCCGTTGTCGCGGAAGCGGATTTCCACCTGCTGACCCACCTGCTTCGTGCTGACGCTAACGGTGGGTGCGTAACTCGCTTCACCCGTTTGCTGGCGTTTTTGCACGGCGTAGAAGGCATTATTGAAGAGGTTGAGCAGCACGCGGCCCAAGTCGGCCCCTACCCCTTCCACTTGGGGCAAACCGG
This region of Hymenobacter sedentarius genomic DNA includes:
- a CDS encoding ATP-binding protein, encoding MTQGDYNQGISHYLRAADLVGTFDRYQQENHLKVVGYYYAEWGNPAQALRYLRQSLAVYATLPRRDGYDYLAYTYRGMAQAYRQLRDYPAALRGANQSLAGVPTDTTRLYTARVPEVRAYGLTLKSAVLLDMGRGAEAAPLLARAQQLADSLKLGIGNSGVTIELDATWARYYAARGEPARAEAAWLAAYRKAREGKEVPLRLAYLRALTDFYTRRGQTEPAGRYARLGLALSDSLTTQQGAFHLAQYEAERAEQAQQARIQGLRLAQVQDAARARRQRLLLGATLAVLALLAGLGFVLWRGNRRQQQANALLQAQRDETAQALKDLQFTQAQLIQKEKMASLGELTAGIAHEIQNPLNFVNNFSEVSAELVAELREERAKGTAADVGLEEELLEDLTQNLGRIGHHGRRAAGIVKGMLEHSSSGAGEREPTDLNRLCDEYLRLAYQGLRAKDKNFNAALNTDFLADLPTVTVIGADVGRVLLNLFTNAFYAVRQRQLSGEPGYQPQVGVRTVLLHQQVQIQVTDNGTGMSPAVQQKIFQPFFTTKPTGEGTGLGLSLSHDIIAQGHDGSLSVDSQEGQGSIFSVALPLNGATPQSAT
- a CDS encoding ATP-binding protein, translating into MPASFPLILRRTQRLWPLLLLLASPLAAQIRLPVLSPADQARHRYWEATGDSLRRVLATQRADTARLRTLQHMIDVAPAQAESHMQDRDYEEVIALTGRLHRPERRAYRLLLHGNQLLKRKAVGPALDSLTAAIAVFDRLHRPVPDLLASIRFFFVAAGRLEARQAYYEGHLATYGQRGDTASMAVCYHGLAGYYNARGDHNRAIGYYLQAAEGYRYFDWNTSYNELATAGQLYAEWGNLAQALHYLRQSLAGQGGPRGQLPSSIAYRNWTMADVQLQLHQNSAALRAIDVGLAAAARDTAGFESAASTKAFGLVLKSAALLALGRPREAGPLLRTAEHLNDSLQLPLLSGLGYFQLDATWARYYTALGDEARAETHWLAAYRTARLSHATSLQLAYLRELTRFYQQRRRPAVAATYALAALALTDTLRASEGALHVTHYETERADQAQQQRIAALRLTQVQDAARARRQRLLLGATLAGLALLAGLGFVLWRGNRRQQQANAQLQAQRDQTAQALQHLQTTQAQLIQAEKMASLGELTAGIAHEIQNPLNFVNNFSEVSAELMLELEEAQAAGDGAEVSALANDVRQNLTKITEHGQRAAGIVKGMLEHSRASTGERQPTNLNALCDEYLRLAYHGLRAKDKSFNTELQTDFAPNLPLVEGVGADLGRVLLNLFNNAFYAVRQRQQAGEPGYQPQVGVRTVLLNQQVQIQVSDNGTGMSPDVQAKVFQPFFTTKPTGEGTGLGLSLSHDIIAQGHGGMLTVESQSGQGTIFCISLPA